Proteins from one Deltaproteobacteria bacterium genomic window:
- a CDS encoding SDR family NAD(P)-dependent oxidoreductase produces the protein MEGVKHDFAGKVAIVTGGGKGIGRAIALGLAASGASVAIAARSPQEIEAVAEEINKSGGKAIAVVTDLTVNEQLEDMVKKTISTFGRIDILVNNAARSFMRNLIDLREDGWDKVFDTNVKAVWLLSRLVARTMVEQKSGQIINITTIGAEKAEAGMAAYCCSKAALKMLTRSMALEWAPYGIRVNAVGPALTRTEFSKPMWSNPEIAKLVSAKIPMGRLAEPEDIVGAVLFLATGAADFITGQSIYVDGGALTV, from the coding sequence ATGGAAGGCGTCAAACACGATTTCGCCGGCAAGGTGGCTATCGTAACTGGAGGCGGAAAAGGAATCGGCCGGGCTATCGCTCTGGGATTGGCCGCCTCCGGCGCCTCTGTGGCCATCGCTGCCCGCAGTCCGCAGGAGATCGAAGCAGTGGCCGAAGAAATCAACAAAAGCGGCGGTAAAGCCATCGCCGTTGTTACCGATCTGACTGTAAACGAACAGTTAGAAGATATGGTAAAGAAAACCATCAGTACATTCGGGCGGATAGATATTCTGGTCAACAATGCCGCCCGGAGCTTCATGCGCAACCTCATAGATCTGCGTGAGGATGGGTGGGATAAGGTGTTTGATACCAATGTGAAAGCCGTCTGGCTTTTAAGCAGGCTTGTGGCCCGGACGATGGTCGAACAAAAAAGCGGGCAGATTATCAACATTACCACCATTGGTGCGGAAAAGGCTGAGGCGGGTATGGCCGCCTACTGCTGCAGCAAAGCGGCGCTCAAGATGCTGACCCGCAGCATGGCCCTTGAATGGGCTCCCTACGGCATCCGGGTTAACGCTGTAGGCCCGGCCTTGACGCGGACGGAATTCAGCAAACCTATGTGGTCTAATCCGGAGATTGCCAAGCTGGTATCTGCAAAGATTCCGATGGGACGTTTGGCCGAACCGGAAGATATTGTCGGCGCCGTTCTTTTTCTGGCCACGGGAGCGGCCGATTTTATCACGGGTCAATCAATATACGTGGATGGAGGCGCCCTGACTGTGTAA
- a CDS encoding AMP-binding protein, with the protein MKNGHWLTAKDVVRVNALKFPDKIGIKDLYKAYTFKQWDERSCRLANALADMGMKKGDRFAVLAYNCVEWMEIYAAAAKGGFICVPLMFRLAPVDIEYITNHCEAKVFIVQGGKDGADGKEFPWINQMNETKKKLTTVKKYVSFALNNEKYDGFVSYEEALAKASPEEPATVVDAEDPWVIMYTGGTTGRPKGVVKTHANLFAQYFIQIFDHQFNYDDCNLLVMPCCHVNSLFYSFVVTWVGGTVMAYNMVSFSPENLLKTFAEHKVTFTSLVPTHYIMMLALPDDVKKKYDLTCVKKLLISSAPARRDTKLGVLKMFSNSELNEAYGSTEAGIVTVLKPHEQLTKLGSCGREVIGTDYIKFYDEEGKLVTKPNEVGELYSRSPMVFEEYWKEPEKTKAAMKGEYFSAGDMGYRDEDGYIYLVDRKANMIISGGENIFPSEVENCVGSLEKVKDVAVIGVPHEKWGEQVMAVVVLHEGKTSTPEEIIGHCKGKIAGFKVPKNIVFIKDEEMPRSGAGKILHRILREQFGKWSDHQ; encoded by the coding sequence ATGAAGAACGGACACTGGTTAACAGCAAAAGACGTGGTACGAGTAAATGCCCTGAAGTTTCCTGATAAAATCGGTATCAAAGACTTGTACAAGGCTTATACATTCAAACAGTGGGACGAGAGATCATGCCGACTGGCCAATGCACTTGCCGATATGGGCATGAAGAAGGGCGACCGGTTTGCCGTCCTCGCCTACAACTGTGTGGAATGGATGGAGATTTACGCGGCCGCGGCGAAGGGCGGGTTTATATGCGTTCCACTGATGTTCAGGCTGGCGCCGGTAGATATTGAATATATCACCAACCACTGTGAGGCAAAGGTTTTTATCGTACAGGGTGGAAAGGATGGCGCCGACGGCAAAGAATTCCCCTGGATTAACCAGATGAATGAAACGAAGAAAAAGCTCACTACCGTCAAGAAGTATGTCTCCTTTGCCTTGAATAATGAGAAATATGACGGCTTTGTTTCTTACGAAGAAGCGCTGGCCAAAGCGAGCCCGGAAGAACCGGCGACCGTGGTAGATGCGGAAGATCCCTGGGTCATCATGTACACCGGTGGCACAACGGGCAGGCCCAAGGGCGTCGTAAAGACACACGCCAATCTCTTTGCCCAGTATTTTATTCAGATATTTGATCACCAGTTCAATTATGATGACTGCAATCTCCTGGTCATGCCCTGCTGCCATGTAAACTCCCTCTTCTATTCATTTGTTGTTACCTGGGTCGGCGGTACCGTGATGGCATACAACATGGTGAGTTTTAGCCCTGAGAATCTGTTAAAAACCTTCGCGGAGCACAAAGTTACCTTTACCTCATTAGTTCCCACCCATTACATCATGATGCTCGCGCTGCCGGACGATGTGAAGAAGAAATATGATCTGACCTGCGTTAAAAAACTTCTGATCTCCTCTGCCCCGGCCAGAAGAGACACCAAGCTTGGCGTCCTCAAGATGTTCTCCAACTCAGAGCTCAATGAAGCATACGGCTCTACGGAAGCAGGCATTGTAACAGTCCTCAAACCCCATGAACAGCTTACCAAGCTTGGCTCATGCGGTCGTGAGGTTATCGGCACCGACTATATCAAATTCTACGATGAGGAAGGAAAACTGGTAACGAAGCCGAACGAAGTGGGCGAACTCTACTCAAGAAGCCCCATGGTTTTTGAAGAATACTGGAAAGAGCCCGAGAAGACCAAAGCAGCGATGAAGGGCGAATACTTCAGCGCCGGCGATATGGGATACCGTGATGAAGACGGGTATATCTATCTCGTTGACAGAAAGGCCAACATGATTATCTCCGGCGGCGAGAACATCTTCCCGTCTGAGGTAGAGAACTGTGTCGGCAGTCTTGAGAAAGTTAAAGATGTTGCCGTCATCGGCGTTCCTCACGAAAAATGGGGTGAACAGGTAATGGCCGTCGTGGTATTACATGAAGGAAAAACCTCAACACCGGAAGAAATTATCGGCCACTGCAAGGGCAAGATCGCCGGCTTCAAGGTTCCCAAAAACATCGTCTTTATCAAAGACGAAGAAATGCCCAGAAGCGGCGCCGGCAAGATACTCCACAGGATACTGAGAGAACAGTTCGGAAAATGGAGCGATCATCAGTAG